In the Prochlorococcus marinus str. MIT 9312 genome, TTTTTTATTAGCATCTGTGATGTGGGTACAAGTTCCACAGTGGGAAGCTGACTGGTCAAAATGTGCTGTAGATGTCCCCGATTCATCATGTCACTGGTACGTAGCTGCTCCCGATAATACGTTTGGGGAAGGATTTAATTGGGAAAACGCTCCTTGGTTTGATGCTAATGGATTACAGGATGTAGCTAAAATTGAAAAAGAATCTGTAGTAGAAAAACTTCAAAATAATTAAAGTTTCTATTTCATCAATTAACTTTTAAAAGTATTTAAATCTATTTGCTTAGTGGTTAACTTTTGATTAATTAAAAAATTTTTATGCGTTTCAAAGTAAGTCTCAAAAAAAATGGAAAGGAATTTGATGAGGTTGTTATAGCTAATAATAAAAAAGAGGCTATGGAAGTAGCTTTAAAAAACAATCCAGAAGCTCAAGCATTAAACTCTGATTGGACATTTAAGATTTAATTATTTGCGAAGTTTAGGAATCAAAAGAGATGCGACACAAATAACACTAATTGCAGGTCCAGGCGACAAATTAAAGACTATAGAGAGAATAAAGCCCAGAAGTGAGATGCATAATCCAAAAAATGAAGACCTCATCATTGCAATTCTTAAACTATGAGCCTTATTAATCCCTAATAGAGTTGGGGTAGAAAGAAGAGCAATAACAAGAATTACTCCGACTGCTGACATTGAACTAACAATTACTAATGCCGTCGTAAAACTCAAAGCAAGATTTAATAAAGAAACGTTTATACCACTAGCGGATGCACCTTCTGGATCCAATCCCACATAAACAACCTTTTCATATCCAAAAGTCATTAAAAGTATAAATACTAAAAAAGCAATTATTGTTCTAAGTAAATCTCCAAAATTTGCTGTCAATAAATCGCCAAATAATACTGCCTCCAAATCAATCCTTATTCCGAGTAAAGGGATTATAAGGACCCCAAACCCAAGCATTCCAGCGAGAATAGTATTCATAACTGCTTCATAATTTTCACTTTTTCTATTAGTTAAACTTTCCGCAATTACTGAGCCCAGAAGACCACTTATAACACCACCAATTGAGGGGTGAATTCCAAGCGCTAGTGCGAGAGCAAGTCCAGGCAACACGCAATGAGAGATTAAATTAACTTGTAATAATCTCTTATGAGTGATTAATACAGTTCCCATAGCTGGGCATAAAATCCCGGAGAATATAGTTATTATTAATGGAACCAGCCACCAGTTGTTATTAATAAAAGACATTATTCGAATGATTCGGTATGATCAAAAATACGGGACAAAAAAAGATTTCGGAAACAATGGTAACTAATTCTGACATTACCAAAAGACAAGAACAACTTCTTGAAGAACTTAATAAATGCGAGGATGAATTGACTGGTCAAAAGTTGCATAGACAATTGATAGAAAGAGGAAAGGTTATGGGACTGACGACTGTTTACAGGAATCTTCAAGTTCTGATAAAGCATGGCTTAATACGTTCTAGACATCTCCCAACTGGAGAGGTTCTGTACACTCCCGTAGATAGAGATATTCATCATTTGACCTGTGTTCAATGTGGTGAGACATCAAAAATGGAAGGATGCCCGGTAAAAGATATTCATACACCCAAAACAAATCCAAAGAAATTCCAATTGTTGTTTCATACCCTCGAGTATTTCGGGCTTTGCCAAAACTGTTATCAAGCTCAGAATTAAAAAGGAACATTCTCTAATCACAGAAATTATTTTCGTTTATAGAGCTAATGTTTATTGCCTCTAATTTATCTTTTATTTGGTCAGGACTACCAACTGCCAAAACACTTTTATCAAGAACGATAACTTGATCATAGTTATTTAAAGAATCGCCCCAATCATGGCTACTTACGAGCAAAGAAAGTCCCGCATCCGCAAGTTGACGAACAATTTTAAGAAAATCTTCCTTTGCAGGTGGGTCCAAAGCTGCACAAGGTTCATCTAAAAGAAATATTTTTGCCGGGGACATAAGAGTTTTTGCTAATAGAGCTCTTTGCTGCTGTCCTCCTGAAAGAGAATCGAGTCTTCTATTAGCCAAACTTGCAATGCCTACTCTCTGCATTGTCGCCTCTAATTCACAACATTTATTAATCCAAGAATTAGGATATGCTAGAAGAGTCTTAATTTGAAATGGGTTATTACTTCTTGATTTTGAATACTTTATTTGACCAAGAGATACCAATTTTTCAACTGTAATGGGGAACTTCCAATTCATAGAACTTCTTTGAGGCATAAGTGCGACAAGAGCTCTAGATCTATATAAATTTTCACCGTCAATTTTTATTTCGCCTTTATCTGGAGTATTTTGTCCTTGCAAAATTCTCAAAAGAGTTGATTTACCTGCGCCGTTTGGGCCAACTAACGCTGTTAGAGTTCCAGGTTTAATCTCAACCGATACCTTATTCAAAACTGGCTTACTTTTTTTTGCGTATGCAAAGGTTAAATTTTCAGCGACTAAAGTAGCCATTAATTAATCTTTTAAAAAAGTCACTTTACAAGCTTACCAATAATACAATTTGCGTATTATTTTCATAACATTTGATACCTTTACTTGTCAGACATAATGAAAATGATTATCATTTTTTAGTATTAAATCATTTTTCATGTCAATTTTTAAAAGACTTTTAATAAATAAAAAATGTTCGAGTAAGTCAATTATTAAAAATTCCGTAATCGCTGGAACGATTATATTTTCTAGTTTTGGGCAGGATGTTATGGCTAAAGGAAAGTCATACGTAGCAGTAGAACCACTAGTTTGTGATTTAGTTAAATCAATTGCATTACCATCTGACGAAGTTACCTGCTTAGTAGATAGAAAACAAGATGTTCATGACTTAAAGATCAATCCAAGGCAAGCTCAATTACTAAATAGCGCAGATAAAGTATTTACTCTTGGTAAAGAAATGACTCCAAGTATGAGAAATTGGGAAAATAAAAAGAATACTGTTGTTGTAGGTGTTAGTGCAATAGACGTAGATTATCATTCTGATCACGGAGGTCATGATGATCACTCAGACCATGGTGGACATGACGATCATTCTGAACATTCAGCTAAAGTAGATGATCATTCTGATCATGCTGATCATGGAGGTCATGATGATCACTCAGACCATGGAGGACATGATGATCATGCTGAAGGTGCTTTCGAATGGGCAGGCAAATTTCAACTTTCTAAGGGTTCTTACAAATGGTCATTTGAAAAAGTCGATGGCGAATATGCAGATCCTGCAATGAAGATGGTGATTCTCAAATCTAATGACATAGAAGGGTCTGAAGATTTAGCCAAAGAATTATTAGGATCTAAAGACTCAATAAGCAGAAAAAATGATGGTACTTTGATAGCAAGTAATAAAGCTTTTGTTCTTAACTTTGATCAAAGAAAAGAAAGTACTGTTTTTAACGTGGATATCAAAGAAGATGGTCAATATATATTTTTTACTGAACACATGCCTTTTGAGTTTGAAGCAACTCAACACTTTTTTAAAGACGTTTCAAATAGTAATGTAGAACCAATAGCACAAGTTCCAGACGAAGGAGAGGGGCATCATCATCATGACCATGGAGGTTTAGATCCACATGTATGGCATGATCCGCATAACATAATAAAAATGGGAGATCTTATAAGCAAAAGTTTAAAGAAAGATATTTCAGTTTTTAATAGAGGTGACAGAAAACTAATTAATGAAAGATTCGAAAAAGCTGATTCTCTGTTAGAAGGCTTAGATAGTTGGATCGTCGAACAAG is a window encoding:
- a CDS encoding metal ABC transporter solute-binding protein, Zn/Mn family; the encoded protein is MSIFKRLLINKKCSSKSIIKNSVIAGTIIFSSFGQDVMAKGKSYVAVEPLVCDLVKSIALPSDEVTCLVDRKQDVHDLKINPRQAQLLNSADKVFTLGKEMTPSMRNWENKKNTVVVGVSAIDVDYHSDHGGHDDHSDHGGHDDHSEHSAKVDDHSDHADHGGHDDHSDHGGHDDHAEGAFEWAGKFQLSKGSYKWSFEKVDGEYADPAMKMVILKSNDIEGSEDLAKELLGSKDSISRKNDGTLIASNKAFVLNFDQRKESTVFNVDIKEDGQYIFFTEHMPFEFEATQHFFKDVSNSNVEPIAQVPDEGEGHHHHDHGGLDPHVWHDPHNIIKMGDLISKSLKKDISVFNRGDRKLINERFEKADSLLEGLDSWIVEQVSSIPEENRVIVSKHKALEYYGDAFGFETISLLDFLGDSSSLRPDNISSTLKMLDEEKVQAIFPEQIPASKLLRNLSRQSSVPLAYNQIFVDGLMMDGNTVSVAVHNTCTIVDSLGGSCDKESGSNLESEWYKLSD
- a CDS encoding Fur family transcriptional regulator is translated as MIKNTGQKKISETMVTNSDITKRQEQLLEELNKCEDELTGQKLHRQLIERGKVMGLTTVYRNLQVLIKHGLIRSRHLPTGEVLYTPVDRDIHHLTCVQCGETSKMEGCPVKDIHTPKTNPKKFQLLFHTLEYFGLCQNCYQAQN
- a CDS encoding metal ABC transporter permease, whose protein sequence is MSFINNNWWLVPLIITIFSGILCPAMGTVLITHKRLLQVNLISHCVLPGLALALALGIHPSIGGVISGLLGSVIAESLTNRKSENYEAVMNTILAGMLGFGVLIIPLLGIRIDLEAVLFGDLLTANFGDLLRTIIAFLVFILLMTFGYEKVVYVGLDPEGASASGINVSLLNLALSFTTALVIVSSMSAVGVILVIALLSTPTLLGINKAHSLRIAMMRSSFFGLCISLLGFILSIVFNLSPGPAISVICVASLLIPKLRK
- a CDS encoding ABC transporter ATP-binding protein; amino-acid sequence: MATLVAENLTFAYAKKSKPVLNKVSVEIKPGTLTALVGPNGAGKSTLLRILQGQNTPDKGEIKIDGENLYRSRALVALMPQRSSMNWKFPITVEKLVSLGQIKYSKSRSNNPFQIKTLLAYPNSWINKCCELEATMQRVGIASLANRRLDSLSGGQQQRALLAKTLMSPAKIFLLDEPCAALDPPAKEDFLKIVRQLADAGLSLLVSSHDWGDSLNNYDQVIVLDKSVLAVGSPDQIKDKLEAINISSINENNFCD